Part of the Cytobacillus sp. IB215665 genome, AACAATATAATGTTTCACGTGATACTGCTCGGCGTGACCTTGTCAAGCTTGAAGAAAAGCAAGCTATCTTACGAACAAGAGGTGGGGCAATTCTACCAACTTTAAATAATGAAATAAAAAATTATAATGACAGACTACGTCTCCTTTCTAAAGAGAAAGAAGCAATTGGTAGAGTTGCAGCCACGCTAGTAAACGATGGCGATATTATTATTATGGATGAATCGACAACCGTACAAGCTTGTGCAGAATTTCTTCAAGCTACAGATTGTACAGTAGTAACAAATTCAATTAGTCATTCATTAATCTTGTCCAATAACCCTGGAGCAGACATATACTTACTAGGTGGTCAATTAAATAAAGAACACCGCTTTCTCTATGGTTCATCCACTGTAGAAAAACTTTCACACTACAACGTTGACAAGGCATTTATTGGTGTTACTGGTATATCAAATCGCG contains:
- a CDS encoding DeoR/GlpR family DNA-binding transcription regulator — encoded protein: MFQEERMLAILNYLKIHKKISIDEICQQYNVSRDTARRDLVKLEEKQAILRTRGGAILPTLNNEIKNYNDRLRLLSKEKEAIGRVAATLVNDGDIIIMDESTTVQACAEFLQATDCTVVTNSISHSLILSNNPGADIYLLGGQLNKEHRFLYGSSTVEKLSHYNVDKAFIGVTGISNRGLTIAHEEDGFVKKKMIEQATEVIVLADSTKFHTQAFFTFAALSQIDVIITDQQIDDSLMNVLHDYDVELLVASSQMLNL